The following are encoded together in the Candidatus Methylomirabilis oxygeniifera genome:
- a CDS encoding conserved protein of unknown function (Evidence 4 : Homologs of previously reported genes of unknown function): MTTGRSALGAEGEHAAKAYLQAKGFRILHENYATPLGEIDLIAQDGGVVVFVEVKTRTSGEFGPPQASVTRRKQHQIVKVAELFLQRHRLSRAACRFDVVAVTFAGSQAGRPEILLIRDAFGSEGTALF; encoded by the coding sequence ATGACGACCGGACGGTCGGCTCTGGGAGCAGAGGGAGAGCACGCAGCGAAGGCGTATCTGCAGGCCAAAGGATTCCGGATCCTCCACGAGAACTACGCAACTCCACTGGGCGAGATCGACCTGATTGCGCAGGACGGCGGCGTCGTGGTATTCGTAGAGGTCAAGACACGCACGTCGGGAGAGTTCGGTCCGCCGCAAGCCTCGGTCACACGTCGGAAGCAGCACCAGATCGTCAAGGTAGCGGAGCTGTTTTTGCAGCGTCACAGACTCTCTAGGGCAGCGTGCCGCTTCGATGTTGTCGCCGTAACGTTTGCAGGGAGTCAGGCAGGGCGACCTGAGATCCTTCTCATCCGGGATGCGTTCGGCAGTGAGGGAACCGCCCTCTTTTGA
- the rnhB gene encoding Ribonuclease HII (RNase HII), whose product MESCLRAAGYRLIAGVDEAGRGSLAGPVVAAAVILSPTCAIKGVDDSKALSAQQRERLDLAIMSEAVAVGFGVVQEEMIDALNILQATMLAMRRAVEALNPPPGFVLIDGDQSPRCAIPCRLIPSGDRLCFSISAASILAKVARDRIMRAYDLALPHYGFGRHKGYGTSEHLSTIARFGVSPIHRKSFKGVREYV is encoded by the coding sequence ATGGAATCGTGTCTCCGTGCTGCGGGGTATCGCCTTATTGCGGGGGTTGATGAGGCCGGTCGCGGGTCGCTGGCCGGGCCGGTCGTCGCTGCCGCCGTGATTCTTTCGCCGACGTGTGCGATCAAAGGGGTGGATGACTCCAAGGCGCTCAGCGCGCAGCAACGCGAGCGACTCGACCTGGCGATCATGTCCGAAGCGGTCGCCGTCGGCTTCGGCGTGGTCCAGGAGGAGATGATCGATGCCCTCAATATCCTCCAGGCAACAATGCTTGCCATGCGGCGCGCCGTCGAGGCGTTGAACCCACCCCCCGGTTTCGTCCTGATCGACGGCGACCAATCCCCACGCTGCGCCATCCCTTGTCGATTGATCCCTTCCGGGGATCGTCTTTGCTTCTCCATCTCTGCGGCATCCATCCTTGCGAAGGTTGCCCGGGACCGGATCATGCGGGCGTACGACCTGGCGCTCCCGCACTACGGCTTCGGCCGACACAAAGGGTACGGGACCTCGGAACATCTGTCGACCATTGCGCGGTTCGGTGTGAGCCCTATCCATCGGAAAAGCTTCAAAGGTGTCCGGGAATACGTGTAA
- the rplS gene encoding 50S ribosomal protein L19 has protein sequence MDVIRSVEVPSLKAQTLSFSPGDTIKVQVKVREGDKERLQAFEGTVIRKRGSGLGATFTVRKVTYGVGVERIFPVHSPMIEKIECTRRGRVRRAKLYYLRKLKGKAARISERKLR, from the coding sequence ATGGATGTCATCAGAAGCGTCGAAGTACCCTCGCTGAAGGCGCAGACCCTGAGCTTCTCGCCCGGCGACACGATTAAGGTGCAGGTGAAGGTGCGGGAAGGGGACAAGGAACGACTCCAGGCCTTTGAAGGGACAGTCATTCGCAAACGCGGCAGCGGCCTTGGCGCCACCTTTACGGTCCGCAAGGTGACGTACGGTGTCGGCGTGGAGCGCATCTTCCCTGTCCATTCCCCTATGATCGAGAAGATCGAGTGCACAAGACGGGGTCGTGTCCGTCGAGCCAAACTCTACTACCTGCGGAAGCTGAAGGGCAAGGCCGCTCGGATCTCAGAGCGCAAGCTGAGGTAA
- the trmD gene encoding tRNA (guanine-N(1)-)-methyltransferase (M1G-methyltransferase) (tRNA [GM37] methyltransferase) has protein sequence MQITVHDLRGYTHDRHAVVDDRPYGGGAGMVLKPEPIFEAVESLRQGPESYLVLLTPQGRPFKQAIARELIEHRHLLLVCGRYEGFDERVRDLLSPDEISIGDYVLTGGELPALVLLDAVIRLLPGALGDEDSARYDSFVDALLDFPQYTRPPNVQGLAVPDVLLSGDHERIRRWRRKEALRRTKVRRPDLLQHASLSEEDRDLLREIEEEQGTG, from the coding sequence GTGCAGATCACAGTTCACGATCTTCGGGGCTATACGCATGATCGCCATGCCGTCGTGGATGATCGGCCGTACGGGGGCGGCGCCGGCATGGTGCTCAAACCCGAGCCGATCTTTGAGGCGGTCGAGAGCCTCCGACAGGGACCGGAGTCTTATCTGGTCCTCCTGACCCCACAGGGTCGCCCGTTTAAGCAGGCAATTGCCCGAGAGCTTATCGAGCACCGGCACCTGCTGTTAGTCTGCGGCCGGTACGAGGGGTTCGATGAGCGGGTGAGAGACCTCCTGTCGCCCGACGAGATTTCGATTGGAGACTACGTCCTGACAGGGGGAGAGTTGCCGGCGCTTGTGCTCCTGGATGCCGTGATCCGGTTACTGCCCGGCGCGCTGGGCGATGAAGACTCGGCCCGGTACGACTCATTTGTGGACGCGTTGCTGGACTTTCCACAGTATACACGGCCACCGAATGTGCAGGGGCTTGCGGTTCCTGACGTGTTGTTGTCCGGCGACCATGAGCGGATCAGGCGGTGGCGTCGGAAGGAAGCCCTCCGGCGCACCAAGGTGCGTCGGCCCGATCTCCTGCAGCATGCGTCGCTGAGCGAAGAGGATCGTGATCTCCTGAGAGAGATCGAAGAAGAACAAGGGACCGGTTGA
- the rimM gene encoding 16S rRNA processing protein, putative function (Evidence 2b : Function of strongly homologous gene; Product type s : structure), with amino-acid sequence MNDAPHLALGRVVKAWGLNGEVKVQPYADSIVIAAGAATLHLRAATGDLVEYVVERVRQVGRAWVLQLRGVQTIEQAEQLVGRELLISKSTAPTLPDGTYYHADLIGLRVVTEDGRELGRIVDILETGANDVYVVHGGGSEWLVPATREVVRKVDLARKMMLIHLLEGMIETEAI; translated from the coding sequence GTGAATGACGCGCCGCACCTTGCGCTGGGGAGAGTCGTCAAGGCTTGGGGGCTGAATGGGGAAGTAAAAGTACAGCCCTACGCCGACTCGATCGTGATTGCAGCAGGGGCGGCGACCCTGCACCTCAGGGCGGCCACAGGCGACCTTGTCGAGTACGTCGTAGAGCGGGTTCGACAGGTAGGCCGCGCCTGGGTTCTACAGTTACGGGGCGTACAGACGATTGAGCAGGCGGAACAACTGGTTGGCCGCGAGCTGCTCATCTCCAAATCGACTGCTCCAACGCTTCCGGATGGAACGTATTACCATGCCGATCTCATCGGCCTTCGGGTCGTGACGGAGGACGGACGAGAGCTTGGACGGATCGTCGACATCCTGGAAACGGGCGCCAACGATGTGTACGTGGTCCACGGTGGAGGTTCCGAATGGCTGGTGCCCGCCACCAGGGAGGTCGTGAGAAAGGTCGATCTTGCGCGGAAGATGATGCTGATCCATCTCCTGGAAGGGATGATCGAAACTGAGGCGATATGA
- a CDS encoding RNA-binding protein (KH domain), translating to MEGGPSVPNQSPMEEAQALKELVERMARALVDSPDQVTVEATEEDNAMVLRLRVASSDVGRVIGKQGRTAKAMRTVLHAIAARSKRRAVLEILE from the coding sequence ATGGAAGGCGGTCCGTCGGTTCCGAATCAGAGTCCAATGGAGGAAGCGCAGGCACTCAAAGAGCTGGTGGAACGGATGGCCAGGGCGCTGGTGGACAGTCCGGATCAGGTAACCGTCGAAGCGACAGAGGAGGATAACGCGATGGTCCTCCGCCTGCGAGTGGCCTCCTCCGATGTCGGCAGAGTCATCGGCAAGCAGGGCCGGACCGCCAAGGCGATGCGTACAGTGTTGCACGCCATCGCGGCGAGGTCGAAGCGCCGGGCCGTCCTGGAGATACTGGAATAG
- the rpsP gene encoding 30S ribosomal protein S16 gives MSVKIKLRRMGAKAHPFYRLVVGDAPVAVGGKVLETLGTYDPHGDPPALSVQAERALHWLQRGAEPTDSARQLLRRAGVMRQLAELKAAGKGQ, from the coding sequence ATGTCCGTAAAGATTAAGTTGCGGCGGATGGGGGCTAAGGCGCATCCCTTCTATCGCCTGGTGGTGGGAGATGCGCCGGTCGCGGTGGGCGGCAAGGTCCTGGAGACTCTGGGCACCTACGATCCTCACGGCGATCCGCCTGCGCTGTCCGTACAGGCCGAGCGCGCATTGCATTGGTTGCAACGGGGCGCTGAGCCTACCGACAGCGCCAGGCAGCTTTTGCGTCGGGCAGGCGTCATGCGTCAGTTGGCTGAGCTGAAAGCCGCCGGCAAGGGCCAATAA
- the ffh gene encoding 4.5S-RNP protein, GTP-binding export factor, part of signal recognition particle with 4.5 RNA, ffh family (fifty four homolog) (Evidence 2a : Function of homologous gene experimentally demonstrated in an other organism; PubMedId : 8898086; Product type f : factor), with protein sequence MFEGLTERLSGVLKKLRGHGRLTEENITEALREVRLALLEADVNFKVVKGFIERVRERAVGRDVLESLTPGQQVVKVVYEELVEVLGKTRAPLTYASDSPTTIMLVGLHGSGKTTTSAKLARWFVSEGRSPLLVAADTVRPAAREQLQTLGRALGVPVYAGPGSALQVCQEARKLAKERGQNPVILDTSGRLHIDEPLMQELVAIAAATGPTERLMVADAMTGQDAVNSAVRFNADLDLTGFILTKLDGDSRGGAALSIRSVTGKPIKFIGVGEKPDALEPFHPERLASRILGMGDILTLVEKAQARVDQKQAQELVRKVRSEGFTLEDFRLQLQQLKDIGPLDQVMEMIPGLSRHKGLADTFSAEQEFKRAEAIMNSMTRREREVPEILNGSRRQRVASGSGTSVADVNRLLKQFVQARKLMKRVMPGGSGAKAKMAKRLRSFMGV encoded by the coding sequence GTGTTTGAAGGGCTCACAGAACGATTAAGCGGCGTCCTGAAAAAGCTTCGTGGCCACGGGCGGCTCACCGAGGAGAACATCACCGAGGCGCTTCGAGAGGTGCGACTTGCGCTCCTCGAAGCCGATGTCAATTTTAAGGTCGTCAAGGGATTCATTGAGCGCGTCCGCGAACGTGCTGTCGGCCGCGACGTGTTAGAGAGTCTAACCCCAGGCCAGCAGGTCGTCAAGGTCGTCTACGAAGAGCTGGTCGAGGTGCTGGGCAAGACACGCGCCCCGCTGACCTATGCGTCGGATTCCCCGACCACCATCATGCTGGTCGGCCTGCATGGATCCGGCAAGACGACCACGTCGGCGAAGCTGGCCCGATGGTTCGTGTCGGAAGGGCGGTCGCCGCTTCTGGTGGCGGCCGATACCGTGCGACCCGCGGCCAGGGAGCAGCTCCAGACGTTGGGACGCGCCCTTGGGGTGCCCGTATACGCGGGGCCGGGTTCTGCGCTGCAGGTGTGCCAGGAGGCGAGAAAACTGGCGAAGGAGCGCGGGCAGAATCCGGTGATTCTTGACACCTCCGGGCGACTCCATATCGATGAGCCGCTGATGCAGGAGCTGGTGGCGATCGCCGCGGCCACCGGACCGACCGAGCGGCTGATGGTTGCCGACGCCATGACCGGACAGGATGCGGTCAATTCCGCCGTCCGGTTCAATGCGGATCTTGACCTGACAGGGTTCATCCTCACGAAGTTGGACGGGGATTCCAGAGGCGGCGCAGCCCTCTCGATCAGGTCCGTCACGGGAAAGCCGATCAAGTTCATCGGTGTCGGCGAGAAGCCGGATGCCCTTGAACCGTTCCACCCCGAACGACTGGCTTCCCGGATCCTCGGGATGGGCGATATCCTGACCCTCGTGGAAAAGGCGCAGGCGAGGGTCGATCAGAAACAGGCCCAGGAGCTTGTCAGGAAGGTTCGTTCTGAGGGCTTTACGCTGGAGGATTTTCGTCTGCAACTCCAGCAGTTGAAGGATATCGGGCCCCTCGATCAGGTGATGGAGATGATCCCGGGGTTGTCGCGGCACAAGGGCCTGGCCGACACCTTTTCAGCAGAGCAGGAGTTCAAGCGGGCCGAGGCGATTATGAACTCGATGACCAGGAGGGAGCGGGAGGTTCCCGAGATCCTGAACGGGAGCCGACGCCAACGGGTCGCCTCCGGAAGCGGCACATCAGTGGCAGACGTGAATCGTCTGCTCAAACAGTTTGTCCAGGCCAGGAAACTGATGAAACGGGTCATGCCTGGGGGTAGCGGGGCGAAGGCAAAAATGGCAAAGCGCCTTCGGTCCTTCATGGGCGTGTGA
- a CDS encoding membrane protein of unknown function (Evidence 5 : No homology to any previously reported sequences) codes for MGAVSDVECCDSTAPIDSAQIIAGPQERKAGFWIRLAAWIADLTCLVLITIALTFVALTTIYFGGQLGGEINDQVIALAGYTSAAIVLFSGVVYFTIFVGSCGQTPGKMLFRLKVVGMDGREITYSKAFLRSLCWMLSLLLFGLGFLMIAWTRHKRAMHDMPAGTSVIRLQHAP; via the coding sequence ATGGGAGCGGTGAGTGACGTTGAATGCTGCGATTCTACCGCACCGATCGATAGTGCGCAGATTATCGCAGGGCCTCAAGAGCGTAAGGCCGGATTCTGGATTCGACTGGCGGCCTGGATCGCCGATCTTACCTGCCTCGTGTTAATTACCATTGCTCTCACGTTTGTTGCGTTGACAACTATCTATTTCGGCGGTCAGTTGGGCGGCGAGATCAATGACCAGGTCATCGCATTGGCCGGCTATACAAGCGCGGCCATCGTCCTGTTCAGCGGTGTGGTGTATTTCACCATCTTCGTCGGATCGTGTGGGCAGACGCCGGGAAAGATGCTCTTCCGCCTGAAGGTCGTCGGAATGGACGGTCGGGAAATAACCTACAGCAAGGCATTCCTTCGCTCACTGTGCTGGATGCTCTCGCTGCTGCTTTTCGGCCTTGGTTTTCTGATGATCGCTTGGACCCGGCACAAACGCGCCATGCACGACATGCCGGCAGGCACGTCTGTGATCCGGCTCCAACACGCGCCCTAG
- a CDS encoding exported protein of unknown function (Evidence 5 : No homology to any previously reported sequences) has translation MEVLRWLIPLLAVVAIFVVGVRAVLSLRRSEESLICTTCGAQTDTPQSKAKGSFAVEIVLWLAFIIPGLLYSLWRQSTRKKVCPACGSATLILANTPDGRRRAEQVSKGRS, from the coding sequence ATGGAAGTGCTCCGTTGGCTGATTCCGTTACTGGCAGTCGTGGCGATCTTTGTGGTGGGTGTGCGCGCCGTCCTGTCGTTAAGACGCTCTGAGGAGTCCCTGATCTGCACAACCTGCGGCGCTCAGACTGACACACCTCAATCAAAAGCCAAAGGCTCATTTGCCGTCGAGATTGTACTGTGGTTGGCGTTTATCATTCCCGGCCTTCTCTACAGCCTGTGGCGCCAGTCAACCCGCAAGAAGGTATGCCCAGCGTGCGGAAGCGCAACGCTCATTTTGGCGAACACGCCCGATGGACGCAGGCGTGCGGAACAGGTGTCCAAAGGCAGGAGCTGA
- a CDS encoding protein of unknown function (Evidence 5 : No homology to any previously reported sequences) has translation MGLTIIRPVQLFGLVKHLRNVVILSPLRGVVKMCHDAVVTWISRLSVATSPQISGNALEGEV, from the coding sequence GTGGGCTTGACGATCATTCGACCGGTCCAGTTGTTCGGACTCGTGAAACATCTAAGAAACGTTGTGATTCTCTCGCCTTTGCGGGGAGTTGTCAAGATGTGCCATGATGCGGTGGTGACCTGGATATCGAGGCTATCTGTTGCCACGTCGCCTCAGATCTCTGGCAACGCGCTCGAAGGAGAGGTGTGA
- a CDS encoding Transcriptional regulator, which yields MTTEETFGTMSTLTKDLHSHWANIRSILTIRNEREYDTAIERLNELLDEIGNNERHPLYGLLDTLGTLIHDYEETHHPMPECAEADMLRLFMEEHGLNQSDLSDIGSQGVVSEILNGKRELNIRQVRLLAKRFQVSPAVFI from the coding sequence ATGACCACTGAGGAGACTTTTGGGACAATGAGCACGCTCACGAAAGACCTCCACAGTCATTGGGCCAATATCCGTTCTATCCTCACGATTCGCAATGAGCGTGAATATGATACTGCGATTGAGCGGCTAAACGAGTTATTGGATGAAATCGGTAATAACGAGCGTCATCCCCTGTATGGGCTGTTAGATACGCTAGGCACATTGATTCATGATTACGAAGAAACGCATCATCCCATGCCTGAATGTGCTGAAGCCGACATGCTTCGGTTGTTCATGGAAGAGCATGGGTTGAACCAATCGGACTTGTCGGATATCGGCTCTCAGGGCGTTGTATCCGAAATCCTGAATGGCAAGCGGGAATTGAACATTCGGCAGGTTCGTCTTTTGGCAAAGCGGTTTCAGGTGTCACCCGCCGTGTTCATCTAA